The Arachis ipaensis cultivar K30076 chromosome B07, Araip1.1, whole genome shotgun sequence genomic interval TCGTCAAAGAAGGGTGTCCCAAGTATCCAGAAGCATTGCTTGGTGATGAAACCCAAATCTCACCTTCAACGCCATCCTCAACTGGCTCATGAGTCTCTTCATTAACCACCACGATTTCCATGtcttcttgttcctccttccTACATAGTCTCGCAACCGGTAAAAGCTTGTTGTGAGTTGGAAAATCGTGGAAGCTACTAGAAGAATACGCGTCACTTTCACTCCTCCATGCACTGGAAACAAAGGTGCAGTTTTCAGCTAAACCATAAGAAGGAGAAACGGCACAAGAGCTTAACCCAAAGGGACCGAAGACTCCAACAAACTCTTCGACACAGTCTCTGTAAATAGGTTCGTTGATGAGTATAAGGTTCCTCAAATGGGAGAGATTAATGGGAGAAACTCCTTTATCAACTCCTCCACGTTTGAGAACCAGTGGCAACGTGAAAGAAGGTACAGGAGTACACGTGGCCTTGAATTCAGAGATCAATTCAAGCCACAACCTGGGACGTTTGATGAACGAGGTTGGTGAAGTAAGAACACAAGTAGCACCAGAAACAATGGTTAACAACAAAAACATGAGGCCAGCGTCATGGTACTGAGGAAGCCACGAAACAATAACACTGTTTGGGTGAAGATCATAGACTCTCNNNNNNNNNNNNNNNNNNNNNNNNNNNNNNNNNNNNNNNNNNNNNNNNNNNNNNNNNNNNNNNNNNNNNNNNNNNNNNNNNNNNNNNNNNNNNNNNNNNNNNNNNNNNNNNNNNNNNNNNNNNNNNNNNNNNNNNNNNNNNNNNNNNNNNNNNNNNNNNNNNNNNNNNNNNNNNNNNNNNNNNNNNNNNNNNNNNNNNNNNNNNNNNNNNNNNNNNNNNNNNNNNNNNNNNNNNNNNNNNNNNNNNNNNNNNNNNNNNNNNNNNNNNNNNNNNNNNNNNNNNNNNNNNNNNNNNNNNNNNNNNNNNNNNNNNNNNNNNNNNNNNNNNNNNNNNNNNNNNNNNNNNNNNNNNNNNNNNNNNNNNNNNNNNNNNNNNNNNNNNNNNNNNNNNNNNNNNNNNNNNNNNNNNNNNNNNNNNNNNNNNNNNNNNNNNNNNNNNNNNNNNNNNNNNNNNNNNNNNNNNNNNNNNNNNNNNNNNNNNNNNNNNNNNNNNNNNNNNNNNNNNNNCTAGCAGCTCTGACGTTATGTGCGGCTGAACCCGCCGTTACAAGAACCGGTTTCGGAATCCCGGTGGCGCCAGAAGTGTACTGAACAAGATACACATCATTCTCCCTGCAACCATTGTATGTTAGGGATCCACcaaatttatcattatttttattattattagcacCATGCTTGATGTCCTCAATGGAAATCCAGTTCATGGTTTGTAACGCACGAATAAGATTAAGATTATGATTAATGTTGTTGTGATCAGAGAGATAGCGTTGGATACATGAAATGTAAGAAGAATGAGCAACTGCAGCTTTGGGTTTAGTCTGCGAGATAACTCTAAGAAGGTGGTGATAATTTTCATTAGCGAAAGAAGGGTGAGGAGGGACTATAGGGACAGATAAAAGACCAGCCCTTTGGGAAGCGAAGATGAGTTCAACAAAGTGAAGAcctggagaagagagaagaaggagagtGTCACCTCTTTGAAGAGTGGGAGTAGTGAGAAGGTGGGAGGAGATGTGGTCAACTGAGGCATTGAGTTGTGAGTAGGTTAGGATGGTGTCATGAGCCCAAATGAATGCTGGCTTGGACCCAAATGCCGGTAGCCTAGACCATACCGGCAGGTATTGATCAACCACCGGTTGGTCAGGGAATGAAGGGTCATAATTCTCATACTCGTACTTCATTTTAATTTCTCTGCGGAAACTGGGAGCTGATCATTTCTCTATTTATAGTCAAAACATTTTAGATGATTCAATGTGTAATGTAcatattttaagttaattaaCTTGTCATTCGTTAATTATTTCATTTTAAATGTAAAATGTATGAATGGATTACATAATATGGGACAAAGGACTGAATTGAATTGCATGAGGAGGTAGTGA includes:
- the LOC107608452 gene encoding uncharacterized protein LOC107608452; translated protein: MKYEYENYDPSFPDQPVVDQYLPVWSRLPAFGSKPAFIWAHDTILTYSQLNASVDHISSHLLTTPTLQRGDTLLLLSSPGLHFVELIFASQRAGLLSVPIVPPHPSFANENYHHLLRVISQTKPKAAVAHSSYISCIQRYLSDHNNINHNLNLIRALQTMNWISIEDIKHGANNNKNNDKFGGSLTYNGCRENDVYLVQYTSGATGIPKPVLVTAGSAAHNYHDAGLMFLLLTIVSGATCVLTSPTSFIKRPRLWLELISEFKATCTPVPSFTLPLVLKRGGVDKGVSPINLSHLRNLILINEPIYRDCVEEFVGVFGPFGLSSCAVSPSYGLAENCTFVSSAWRSESDAYSSSSFHDFPTHNKLLPVARLCRKEEQEDMEIVVVNEETHEPVEDGVEGEIWVSSPSNASGYLGHPSLTREVFHGRLRNMVGRCFLRTRDTGIVKGEGRYLFVTGRCEDIIKLQNGEKIHPHYIESAAYNSCTKFLRGGCVAAFKVSETVVAVVAELQRTEKEIMVDNEVLGSVCNGIKESVLKKENVQVGWVVLVKSESVPKTTSGKLQRWLAKEKILGGKMKVVMEMKFGDDDVSRTLPTGSLLSLL